A single window of Fusobacterium varium DNA harbors:
- a CDS encoding phage tail sheath protein encodes MPTTIGLPKIDIVFKALGASAVTRGERGYAVLILRDDTEGEPKKYYKTIEDFGAEEQKKFTESNIQLVKDAFEGTPLKLQVFKLASEGNAEDLLKKVGGAIPRNCWIGTPDAEIQTSLVTWAKAKVENDKKKYKVIGWKTVGADDMHIVNFTNEKVTWADEKRGEVTGNLIIPYLLGFLAGISINMSAIAFELTKFSSVAEPEKLETAINKGEFVLFNDEGIVKVARAVNSLVTTGQDVSEDMCHINTVEKMDLIYCDIFETWDKKYKGKYPNILDNQMLLISAINGYFKTLARDYILDPNFENISMVDVEAQRIANYSKYGEETVKGWDDLKARQMTVGTKVFLMAKIKISGIMEDFSFPIYM; translated from the coding sequence ATGCCGACAACAATAGGATTACCTAAAATTGATATAGTATTTAAGGCACTAGGAGCATCGGCAGTAACAAGGGGCGAGCGTGGATATGCTGTCTTGATACTAAGAGATGACACAGAGGGAGAGCCTAAAAAATACTATAAAACGATAGAGGACTTTGGAGCAGAGGAGCAAAAGAAATTTACAGAAAGCAATATTCAACTTGTAAAAGATGCTTTTGAGGGTACACCTTTAAAATTACAGGTTTTTAAATTAGCAAGTGAGGGAAATGCAGAGGATTTATTGAAAAAAGTTGGGGGAGCTATACCACGTAATTGCTGGATAGGAACACCGGACGCAGAGATACAAACGTCGTTAGTTACTTGGGCAAAAGCTAAAGTGGAAAATGATAAGAAAAAGTATAAAGTCATTGGCTGGAAAACTGTTGGCGCTGATGATATGCACATTGTGAACTTTACAAATGAAAAAGTGACGTGGGCAGATGAAAAAAGAGGAGAGGTCACAGGGAATTTAATTATTCCATACTTGCTAGGATTTTTAGCTGGTATATCAATTAATATGTCGGCTATTGCTTTCGAGCTAACAAAGTTCAGTAGTGTTGCAGAGCCGGAAAAGTTGGAAACAGCTATAAACAAAGGCGAGTTTGTTTTATTCAATGATGAGGGCATTGTCAAAGTGGCAAGGGCGGTCAATAGCCTTGTTACGACAGGGCAAGATGTATCAGAGGATATGTGCCATATAAACACAGTGGAGAAAATGGACTTGATATATTGTGATATTTTTGAAACGTGGGATAAAAAGTATAAAGGTAAATATCCTAACATACTAGATAATCAAATGCTATTAATATCGGCGATAAATGGGTATTTTAAAACACTAGCAAGGGACTATATACTTGACCCGAATTTCGAGAATATATCAATGGTTGATGTAGAGGCGCAAAGAATAGCGAATTACAGCAAATACGGAGAGGAAACCGTGAAAGGCTGGGACGACCTTAAAGCAAGACAAATGACAGTAGGCACAAAAGTGTTTTTAATGGCAAAAATTAAAATAAGTGGAATTATGGAAGACTTTTCATTTCCAATTTATATGTAA
- a CDS encoding HK97 gp10 family phage protein, producing MSDFDDYEKSLLKLNEALTNTEARKFLKKQGKALQKKTLEVAQRKTKKRTGNYIRGIKAGKVYKFDGAFACRVYSKAPHAHLIEYGHKIVTKSGEVKGYQRGLNVFDDAKKAFEDEFIEALENYVDEVCKKNGF from the coding sequence ATGAGTGATTTTGATGATTATGAAAAAAGTCTATTAAAATTAAACGAGGCTTTGACAAATACAGAGGCGAGAAAGTTTTTAAAAAAGCAAGGTAAAGCTTTACAAAAAAAGACCTTAGAAGTGGCACAAAGAAAGACAAAAAAGAGGACAGGAAACTATATCAGAGGGATAAAAGCTGGTAAAGTATATAAATTTGATGGTGCTTTTGCTTGTAGGGTGTACTCAAAAGCCCCACACGCTCATTTAATTGAGTACGGTCATAAGATAGTGACTAAAAGTGGAGAGGTAAAAGGTTATCAAAGGGGCTTAAATGTATTTGATGATGCAAAAAAAGCCTTTGAAGATGAATTTATAGAGGCGCTGGAAAATTACGTTGATGAAGTTTGCAAAAAAAATGGATTTTAA
- a CDS encoding head-tail adaptor protein, whose translation MSLASKLKNRIEIYRRTLVAGKLGDTFEDTLLKKVWADIVPAGAGVKGAEAETERVENKFKIIIRKTDIEHTDYIMFEGEKYEINHIIRNFNTNNYLEVYATLIRR comes from the coding sequence ATGTCACTCGCAAGTAAGTTGAAAAATAGAATTGAAATATATAGACGTACCCTTGTAGCTGGAAAGCTTGGAGATACTTTTGAAGATACCTTACTTAAAAAAGTATGGGCAGATATAGTGCCAGCGGGTGCAGGTGTAAAGGGAGCGGAGGCAGAAACCGAAAGGGTCGAAAACAAATTTAAAATAATAATTAGAAAAACAGATATCGAACATACAGACTATATTATGTTTGAGGGCGAGAAATATGAGATAAATCATATTATTAGAAATTTTAACACTAATAACTACCTTGAAGTATATGCAACACTTATAAGGAGATAA
- a CDS encoding phage gp6-like head-tail connector protein, translated as MSLELEEVKKYLRVDTDDEDDTIQHLIEFSREEIENSTGDDGKNPSKSYKMAQLLIIADRFETRTSEEKEQRTNTVLDKLLLKIKMGVAKNVTRK; from the coding sequence ATGAGTTTAGAACTAGAAGAGGTTAAAAAGTATTTAAGGGTTGATACTGATGACGAAGATGACACAATACAACACTTAATAGAATTTAGCCGGGAAGAGATAGAAAACAGTACAGGAGATGACGGGAAAAACCCGTCAAAATCCTACAAAATGGCACAATTATTAATAATCGCTGATAGGTTTGAGACGCGGACAAGCGAAGAGAAAGAACAAAGAACAAATACCGTTTTGGACAAATTGCTATTAAAAATAAAAATGGGGGTGGCAAAGAATGTCACTCGCAAGTAA
- a CDS encoding phage major capsid protein, producing the protein MKTKDEIKQRITELKAQAKVLMDKEGATPEELKQIRREIEAENEKLEVLSAMDKVQAGQAGKRIDLPQDEDAEKAYKKAFFNMVRGKNTLANDEILTAKNKLSSSSGEDGGYLIPNDQQTAINELKKHTFAFRDYITIEPVTTMTGSRVMEKDAEDEGFADITSGGEIADVTSPKFVNIPYSIKDYGGILPIPNNLKNDSDVNLEKYINKWLARKTNTTENREVLKILNAIASPTPVKTVDDLKMAINTKINAVFKPTLKVYMNSDAFTHFSKEKDAIGRYLLESDPKRATGKMIDSVPVVEVPNEVMKTEGQKAKIFIGDMEEFITLFDRQAMTLLSTQTGGDSFKTNTTGLRAITRFDVQKFDERAMIACELDFSAIEAVNELSESVDLDVLIEQLVEEKLIKLQQEKEVEEEQTESKASTEAEGEQKGGTTKKK; encoded by the coding sequence ATGAAAACAAAAGATGAGATTAAACAAAGGATAACAGAATTAAAGGCACAAGCTAAAGTTTTAATGGACAAAGAGGGAGCGACACCGGAAGAGTTAAAGCAAATAAGAAGAGAAATTGAGGCGGAAAACGAAAAACTAGAAGTGTTATCGGCGATGGATAAAGTACAAGCAGGACAGGCAGGAAAAAGAATAGACTTGCCACAAGATGAGGATGCAGAAAAGGCATATAAAAAAGCTTTTTTCAATATGGTAAGAGGGAAAAATACACTTGCTAATGATGAAATTTTAACAGCTAAAAATAAGCTATCATCATCATCGGGAGAGGACGGGGGATACTTAATACCTAACGACCAGCAAACAGCTATTAATGAGCTAAAAAAGCATACTTTCGCATTTAGAGATTATATAACAATTGAGCCTGTAACAACGATGACAGGGTCAAGAGTGATGGAAAAAGATGCGGAAGATGAGGGATTTGCTGATATAACAAGCGGTGGAGAAATAGCAGATGTTACATCGCCTAAGTTTGTTAATATACCATATTCAATAAAAGATTATGGGGGAATATTACCAATTCCTAATAACTTAAAAAATGACAGTGATGTAAATTTAGAAAAATATATCAATAAATGGTTAGCGAGAAAAACAAATACAACAGAGAATAGAGAGGTATTAAAAATACTAAACGCTATTGCGTCGCCTACACCTGTTAAGACGGTTGATGATTTAAAAATGGCTATTAATACAAAGATAAACGCTGTATTTAAACCAACACTTAAAGTTTATATGAACTCTGATGCGTTTACTCATTTTTCAAAAGAAAAAGACGCGATAGGTAGATACTTGCTTGAAAGCGACCCGAAAAGAGCGACAGGCAAAATGATTGATAGTGTGCCGGTTGTGGAAGTGCCTAACGAAGTTATGAAAACAGAGGGGCAAAAAGCAAAAATTTTCATAGGAGATATGGAAGAGTTTATAACGCTATTCGATAGACAGGCGATGACGCTATTGTCTACTCAAACGGGGGGAGATAGTTTTAAGACAAATACAACAGGGCTAAGAGCTATCACAAGATTTGATGTTCAAAAATTTGATGAAAGGGCAATGATAGCTTGTGAGCTAGACTTTTCAGCAATAGAGGCAGTAAATGAACTTAGCGAAAGTGTTGACTTAGATGTTTTAATTGAGCAACTTGTAGAGGAGAAATTGATAAAATTACAACAAGAGAAAGAAGTAGAAGAGGAACAAACAGAAAGCAAGGCATCAACAGAAGCAGAGGGAGAGCAAAAAGGGGGAACTACTAAGAAAAAATAA
- a CDS encoding Clp protease ClpP yields MKDFKVLKARAKGNNIVEVDIYGDIIATESEQTSYEDVTPLYIKDFLAYAGNRELDININSLGGDVNAGIAIYNMLKNYPNTKRVYIDGIAGSISSVIAMAGDEIYIADNAQLMIHRAWCVQAGNSQDMQKAVEFLNKLDDIIADVYMTKVIKKDMTRYDILRMMTDETWLTGIEASQIFDVKLSGAKQVYAKAGDVSRLKNMPDNVKAMLSNGQRENEKQLEVEKEKLNLLLITKGGI; encoded by the coding sequence ATAAAAGATTTCAAAGTATTAAAAGCAAGAGCTAAGGGCAATAATATTGTTGAGGTAGATATATACGGAGATATTATCGCAACCGAGAGCGAGCAAACGAGCTATGAAGATGTAACACCGCTATATATAAAAGATTTTTTAGCGTATGCAGGCAATAGAGAGCTTGACATCAATATAAACTCACTAGGCGGAGATGTCAATGCTGGAATTGCTATATATAATATGTTAAAAAACTACCCTAACACTAAAAGGGTATACATAGATGGGATAGCTGGCTCGATTTCGTCAGTAATTGCTATGGCAGGCGATGAGATATATATAGCTGATAATGCTCAACTAATGATACACAGGGCGTGGTGTGTACAGGCTGGAAACTCACAAGATATGCAAAAAGCGGTTGAGTTTTTAAATAAGCTTGATGATATTATAGCTGATGTCTATATGACAAAGGTTATAAAAAAAGATATGACAAGATATGATATATTGAGAATGATGACAGATGAAACGTGGCTTACAGGTATAGAGGCATCACAAATATTTGATGTTAAGCTCTCAGGAGCAAAACAAGTATATGCTAAAGCTGGAGATGTTAGCAGGTTAAAAAATATGCCGGACAATGTGAAAGCTATGTTATCAAATGGACAAAGAGAAAATGAGAAACAACTAGAGGTTGAAAAGGAAAAGTTAAACTTATTATTAATTACAAAAGGGGGCATCTAA
- a CDS encoding phage portal protein, with amino-acid sequence MKLTDRIKKAFNRTRETNAPKGTRKEIGLEDLQNYTYTIGGIDLKDVANSPDYSEMIYFICLKHLSETMSKMSWEKRKVTKEQGREKIFDNKLDLLLNVKPNPYLTASQFWATIELNKLHFGNAYVWIETDTKGYIKHLWQLPSKNMEVWVDDKGIFESDEGIWYVWTDARTGKRYRFCKDEIIHFKTPFSFDGLVGMPVREVLKTQINTNKHAEAFLNKFYKSGMYGSKLLVHYTGQLDNASEMALVSEIEKFAEKTGNGKIMPLPLGFQAVVLDMKLADAQFFENNKLTALQIAGAFGIKPNVINDYSKSSYSNSESQQLDFYVNTLQPLFKSYEQEMTSKLLRSDEMQKGMRLNINEKILFKMDSKTQSEVITTYLNNFAMTVNEAREELDLPYISEEKGGNKLIGNGNAITLDKAGVQYKEGEKGV; translated from the coding sequence ATGAAATTGACTGATAGAATAAAAAAAGCTTTCAACAGGACAAGAGAAACAAATGCCCCTAAAGGAACACGAAAAGAGATAGGGCTAGAAGACCTACAAAATTATACTTATACAATCGGGGGTATTGATTTAAAAGACGTTGCTAACTCGCCGGACTATTCCGAAATGATTTATTTTATATGTTTGAAACATTTATCAGAAACGATGAGTAAAATGTCGTGGGAGAAAAGAAAGGTTACAAAAGAACAGGGTAGAGAAAAGATATTTGATAATAAACTAGATTTATTATTGAATGTCAAACCAAACCCCTACTTAACAGCCTCACAATTTTGGGCAACAATAGAGCTTAATAAACTACATTTTGGAAATGCTTATGTGTGGATTGAAACAGATACAAAAGGATATATTAAGCATTTATGGCAGTTGCCGTCAAAAAATATGGAAGTTTGGGTTGATGATAAAGGTATATTTGAGAGTGATGAGGGGATTTGGTATGTGTGGACAGATGCGAGAACAGGTAAAAGGTATAGATTTTGTAAAGATGAAATTATACACTTTAAAACCCCGTTTTCTTTTGACGGTTTAGTCGGTATGCCGGTCAGAGAAGTACTAAAAACTCAAATAAATACAAATAAGCACGCAGAGGCGTTTTTGAATAAATTTTACAAATCCGGAATGTATGGGTCAAAATTACTTGTACACTATACCGGTCAATTAGATAACGCATCAGAAATGGCGTTAGTAAGTGAAATTGAAAAGTTTGCAGAAAAAACAGGTAATGGGAAAATAATGCCTTTGCCTTTAGGATTTCAAGCGGTCGTATTAGATATGAAATTAGCAGATGCACAATTTTTTGAAAACAATAAATTGACAGCGTTGCAGATAGCTGGGGCGTTTGGAATTAAGCCGAACGTCATCAACGATTATAGCAAGTCATCATATAGTAATAGTGAGAGCCAGCAACTAGATTTTTACGTAAATACATTACAGCCACTTTTTAAGAGCTATGAGCAGGAAATGACAAGCAAATTATTGCGTAGTGATGAAATGCAAAAAGGTATGAGATTAAATATCAATGAAAAAATACTATTCAAAATGGATAGCAAGACACAATCAGAAGTTATTACAACATACCTCAATAATTTTGCTATGACTGTAAATGAGGCACGGGAAGAGCTAGATTTACCGTATATAAGCGAAGAGAAAGGCGGAAACAAGCTGATAGGTAACGGAAATGCTATCACGCTTGATAAAGCAGGAGTACAGTATAAAGAGGGAGAAAAGGGGGTGTAA
- a CDS encoding terminase large subunit, which translates to MTILEELKKYADDCINDRIVSCKKHKWACMRFLRDLERENYKYRWNEEKAQRIVKWFTYLRHSKGILAGQPINLTTWQKFILCQVYGWEDVDGIRRFKKAFTEVARKNAKTQMQAGSLLYEISVVATKNREIAETFCAGTKREQSKLLFNEAQNMLKGSILSPKFKITRDKIIHIKSNSFLAPLSKQDGKNGDGTNPAVLVLDEYHQHPTTEFYDLGLGSNSKEPLLFIITTAGVDLDVPCYTQEYTYCSDVLNPHTDTVNEEYFIDICEADTDDEVASLDTWRKANPIRAYYQEGVEKLSSDFKIAKEIPEKMTAFKTKCLNMWLNKKADGYMDMAKWKACEVEKIPFEIKGQEVYVGFDMSAKIDLTSVSFVIPVQVNGVAQYAIFSHSFIPNYEKLKERMAVDKMPYDSWVERGYITVTDTPIVDQDAVIEYVFNFCKENNFKIKNLCFDPANASKMMMELEKKGYECVEVYQSYKSLNESTAGFREQVYSSNVFYLYNPVLNFAVNNAMIRTNGGLIKIDKDITHKRIDPLIAVLGAFKLAQYHEFILDLSKYRTPDYLMKLYKGGDKTE; encoded by the coding sequence ATGACTATCTTAGAAGAGTTAAAAAAATATGCTGATGATTGTATAAATGATAGGATTGTAAGCTGTAAAAAGCACAAATGGGCTTGTATGAGGTTTTTGAGAGATTTAGAAAGAGAAAACTATAAGTACCGCTGGAACGAGGAGAAAGCACAGCGGATAGTCAAATGGTTTACATATTTAAGGCACTCAAAAGGAATACTTGCAGGGCAACCTATAAATCTTACAACTTGGCAAAAATTCATATTGTGTCAAGTTTACGGCTGGGAAGATGTGGACGGAATAAGAAGATTTAAAAAGGCTTTTACCGAAGTAGCGAGAAAAAATGCTAAAACTCAAATGCAAGCAGGTAGTCTTTTATACGAGATTTCAGTAGTAGCAACTAAAAACAGAGAGATTGCCGAAACCTTTTGCGCTGGAACTAAAAGAGAACAGTCGAAATTATTGTTTAATGAGGCACAAAATATGCTTAAAGGTAGTATTTTATCGCCTAAATTCAAGATTACAAGGGATAAGATAATACATATTAAAAGTAATTCATTTCTAGCACCATTAAGCAAACAAGACGGAAAAAATGGGGACGGAACAAACCCAGCGGTTTTGGTTTTAGATGAGTACCACCAACACCCCACGACCGAGTTTTATGATTTGGGGCTGGGTAGTAACTCAAAAGAGCCTTTGCTTTTTATTATCACGACCGCTGGCGTTGATTTAGATGTACCGTGCTATACTCAAGAGTACACATATTGCTCTGATGTTCTCAACCCTCATACCGACACTGTAAATGAAGAGTACTTTATAGATATTTGTGAGGCTGATACTGATGATGAGGTTGCATCGCTGGACACGTGGAGAAAAGCAAATCCTATCAGAGCGTATTATCAAGAGGGTGTGGAAAAACTAAGTTCAGATTTTAAGATTGCAAAAGAGATACCCGAAAAGATGACAGCATTTAAAACTAAATGCTTAAATATGTGGCTTAATAAAAAGGCAGACGGGTATATGGATATGGCAAAATGGAAAGCTTGCGAGGTGGAGAAAATACCTTTTGAAATAAAAGGACAAGAGGTATACGTTGGTTTTGATATGTCGGCAAAAATAGACTTAACATCAGTAAGTTTTGTAATACCGGTACAAGTAAACGGCGTGGCTCAATATGCAATATTTAGTCATTCTTTTATACCAAACTATGAAAAATTAAAAGAACGTATGGCAGTTGACAAAATGCCATATGATAGCTGGGTAGAGCGCGGATATATTACTGTTACTGATACGCCTATCGTAGACCAAGACGCAGTAATTGAGTATGTTTTTAATTTTTGCAAAGAAAATAATTTTAAAATAAAAAATCTATGTTTTGACCCCGCAAATGCCTCTAAAATGATGATGGAGTTAGAGAAAAAAGGTTATGAGTGTGTTGAGGTTTACCAAAGTTATAAATCTTTAAATGAAAGTACCGCAGGATTTAGGGAACAAGTATATTCAAGTAATGTATTTTACCTATATAACCCGGTTTTAAATTTCGCAGTCAATAACGCAATGATAAGAACAAATGGCGGACTTATCAAAATAGATAAAGATATAACTCATAAGCGTATTGACCCACTTATTGCGGTTTTAGGAGCGTTTAAGCTAGCACAGTACCACGAGTTCATACTTGATTTAAGTAAGTACAGAACACCGGACTATTTAATGAAATTATACAAGGGGGGAGATAAGACTGAATGA
- a CDS encoding P27 family phage terminase small subunit, whose translation MGARKPLELQTKHLTKVEKEKKKIEESIIFDKDALKNKPDWLVDEVAREEWDRLVNEFGKNSLICNLDYNNLGAYCNAFAKWVKASQKVGLKIVIGKQSNPYVNLELKYSEEMRKYATLLGMTTEGKLKLKGIKTESKESEVISEFGDI comes from the coding sequence ATGGGAGCTAGAAAACCGCTGGAGTTGCAAACTAAGCATCTCACAAAAGTGGAAAAAGAAAAGAAAAAGATAGAGGAGAGCATCATCTTTGATAAAGATGCTTTAAAAAATAAGCCGGATTGGCTAGTTGATGAAGTAGCCCGCGAGGAGTGGGACAGGCTGGTAAATGAGTTTGGCAAAAACTCTCTTATATGTAATTTAGATTATAACAACTTAGGAGCTTATTGCAACGCTTTTGCCAAGTGGGTAAAAGCATCTCAAAAAGTAGGTTTAAAAATAGTGATAGGTAAACAGTCAAATCCTTATGTCAATTTAGAATTAAAATATTCAGAAGAGATGAGGAAGTACGCGACGTTACTAGGAATGACCACAGAGGGAAAACTTAAATTAAAAGGCATAAAGACAGAAAGTAAAGAGAGTGAAGTAATAAGCGAGTTTGGAGATATATGA
- the guaA gene encoding glutamine-hydrolyzing GMP synthase yields MKENSIIILDFGSQYNQLIARRVREMGVYAEVVPYFEPLDKILARKPKGIILSGGPASVYAEGAPTIDKDLFYKGIPVLGICYGMQLTTHLMGGEVARADKQEFGKAELIIDCPDSPLFEGVPNNSKVWMSHNDHVTKMAPGYVQIGHTTSCVAATYNKDINSYCIQFHAEVTHSEYGTQILRNFVFNIAKCEQNWSMGNYIEETIKSIRETVGDKKVLLGLSGGVDSSVAATLIHKAIGDQLTCIFVDTGLLRKDEAKKVMEVYGENFHMNIKCIDAEERFLSKLAGVSDPEKKRKIIGKEFIEVFDEEAGKLTDVEFLAQGTIYPDVIESMSVKGPSMTIKSHHNVGGLPEDMKFKLLEPLRELFKDEVRKVGRELGIPDHMIDRHPFPGPGLGIRILGEVDKEKADILREADDIFIEELRAADLYNKVSQAFVVLLPVKSVGVMGDERTYEYTAVLRSANTIDFMTATWSHLPFEFLERVSNRILNEVKGINRLTYDISSKPPATIEWE; encoded by the coding sequence ATGAAAGAAAATAGTATTATAATACTGGACTTTGGTTCTCAATACAATCAATTGATTGCTAGAAGAGTCAGAGAAATGGGTGTTTATGCTGAAGTTGTTCCTTACTTCGAACCTTTAGATAAGATCCTAGCTAGAAAACCTAAAGGAATAATTCTTTCTGGAGGACCTGCTTCTGTTTATGCTGAAGGAGCTCCTACTATTGATAAAGATCTATTCTACAAAGGTATCCCAGTTCTTGGAATCTGTTACGGAATGCAATTAACTACTCACCTAATGGGTGGAGAAGTTGCAAGAGCTGACAAACAAGAGTTTGGTAAAGCTGAACTTATCATCGACTGTCCTGACAGCCCTCTATTCGAAGGAGTACCTAATAACTCTAAAGTTTGGATGAGTCATAATGACCATGTAACTAAAATGGCTCCTGGATATGTTCAAATCGGACATACTACTTCTTGTGTAGCTGCTACTTACAACAAAGATATCAATTCTTACTGTATCCAATTCCATGCTGAAGTTACTCACTCTGAATATGGAACACAAATTTTAAGAAACTTTGTATTCAATATTGCTAAATGTGAACAAAACTGGTCTATGGGTAACTACATAGAAGAAACTATTAAAAGTATAAGAGAAACTGTAGGAGATAAAAAAGTTCTTCTAGGACTTTCAGGAGGAGTTGACTCTTCTGTTGCTGCTACTCTTATCCACAAAGCAATTGGAGATCAATTAACTTGTATCTTCGTTGATACTGGACTTTTAAGAAAAGATGAAGCTAAAAAAGTTATGGAAGTTTATGGTGAAAATTTCCATATGAACATCAAATGTATAGATGCTGAAGAAAGATTCCTTTCTAAACTTGCAGGAGTTTCTGATCCTGAAAAGAAAAGAAAAATAATTGGAAAAGAATTTATCGAAGTATTTGATGAAGAAGCTGGAAAACTTACAGATGTAGAATTCTTAGCTCAAGGAACTATCTATCCTGACGTTATTGAATCTATGTCAGTAAAAGGACCTTCAATGACTATTAAATCTCACCACAATGTTGGTGGACTTCCTGAAGATATGAAGTTCAAACTTCTTGAACCATTAAGAGAGCTTTTCAAAGATGAAGTTAGAAAAGTTGGAAGAGAGTTAGGAATCCCTGATCACATGATCGATAGACATCCATTCCCAGGACCTGGACTAGGAATTAGAATTCTTGGTGAAGTCGATAAAGAGAAAGCTGATATTTTAAGAGAAGCTGACGATATATTCATCGAAGAGTTAAGAGCTGCTGATCTTTACAATAAAGTTAGCCAAGCTTTCGTTGTGCTTCTACCTGTTAAATCAGTTGGAGTTATGGGAGATGAAAGAACATATGAATACACTGCAGTTTTAAGATCTGCTAACACAATTGACTTTATGACTGCTACTTGGTCACACCTTCCATTTGAATTCTTAGAAAGAGTTTCAAATAGAATCTTAAATGAGGTTAAAGGAATTAACAGATTGACTTATGACATCTCTAGTAAGCCACCTGCAACAATAGAGTGGGAATAA
- a CDS encoding HAD family phosphatase translates to MKLKAIALDLDGTLLTSDKKISETNREVLKELNRRGVKIFLVTGRTYLATKPYALDLDAGGVVIAYNGAKVVDYENDRVIFELPLEADHVKELIRISKRLGVPLNLYQNNEWYVEDSSRREVIRYGSERDMIPIEKDFYDFDDYKMTKSVFLGTDEEPETLERVHREVQKVLGDKVYTAKSTDILYEVLNREVNKGLVLKRVLKTYGISPEECVAFGDATNDIEMLRAVKYGVAMGNATREVKASVDYITDTNDNNGVAKFLKKYFFDRD, encoded by the coding sequence ATGAAATTAAAAGCTATTGCATTAGATTTAGATGGAACATTGTTGACAAGTGATAAGAAAATATCTGAAACAAACAGAGAGGTATTAAAAGAGTTAAATAGAAGAGGTGTTAAAATTTTTCTAGTTACAGGAAGAACATATTTAGCTACTAAGCCTTATGCTTTAGATTTAGATGCTGGTGGTGTAGTTATTGCTTATAATGGAGCAAAGGTAGTGGACTATGAAAATGATAGGGTAATTTTTGAACTTCCTTTAGAAGCTGATCATGTAAAAGAGTTAATAAGAATAAGTAAGAGATTGGGAGTTCCTTTAAATCTTTATCAAAATAATGAATGGTATGTTGAGGATTCTTCAAGAAGAGAGGTTATCAGATATGGTAGTGAAAGAGATATGATACCTATTGAGAAAGATTTCTATGATTTTGATGATTATAAGATGACAAAATCAGTTTTTTTAGGAACAGATGAAGAACCTGAAACTTTAGAAAGAGTACATAGAGAGGTACAAAAAGTATTAGGTGATAAAGTTTATACTGCTAAATCAACAGATATCCTATATGAAGTTTTAAACAGAGAAGTCAATAAAGGATTAGTTTTAAAAAGAGTATTAAAAACTTATGGTATCTCTCCTGAAGAGTGTGTAGCCTTTGGTGATGCTACTAATGATATAGAGATGCTTAGAGCTGTTAAATATGGGGTTGCTATGGGAAATGCCACAAGAGAAGTAAAGGCAAGTGTAGATTATATTACTGATACCAATGATAACAATGGAGTAGCTAAATTTTTAAAAAAATATTTTTTTGACAGAGATTAG
- a CDS encoding HAD family phosphatase: MIKNIIFDLGNVLVKYSPENFLNKYVKKENQEDFIINIFKSKDWLELDRGTLSYEDAIEVFTKRVPEEKESIEKLFRENISSCISPIEENVEIMRKLKNNGYNVYILSNFHQPAFEYIRENWDFIREFDGDVVSCYYHYIKPERAIYETILNKYNLIPSETIFIDDIEANIKGAKEVNIDGIHLPDFKNLKVLLKDKGIKI; encoded by the coding sequence ATGATAAAAAATATTATATTTGACTTAGGAAATGTATTAGTTAAATACTCACCTGAAAATTTTTTAAATAAATATGTAAAAAAGGAGAATCAGGAAGATTTTATTATAAATATTTTTAAAAGTAAAGATTGGTTAGAGTTAGATAGAGGAACTTTATCATATGAAGATGCTATTGAAGTTTTTACTAAAAGAGTTCCAGAAGAGAAGGAGAGTATAGAGAAACTATTTAGAGAGAATATCTCTTCTTGTATATCACCAATAGAGGAGAATGTTGAGATTATGAGAAAATTGAAAAATAATGGATACAATGTGTATATTCTTTCAAATTTTCATCAGCCAGCCTTTGAATATATTAGAGAAAATTGGGATTTTATAAGGGAGTTTGATGGAGATGTAGTTTCTTGCTACTATCACTATATTAAGCCAGAGAGAGCTATATATGAAACTATTTTAAATAAATATAACCTAATTCCAAGTGAAACTATTTTTATTGATGATATAGAAGCAAATATCAAGGGAGCAAAGGAAGTTAATATAGATGGGATCCATCTTCCTGATTTTAAAAATTTAAAAGTTCTTTTAAAAGATAAGGGAATAAAAATCTAA